A genomic region of Papaver somniferum cultivar HN1 chromosome 7, ASM357369v1, whole genome shotgun sequence contains the following coding sequences:
- the LOC113298556 gene encoding 40S ribosomal protein S23, whose protein sequence is MGKTRGMGAGRKLKSHRRRQRWADKSYKKSHLGNEWKKPFAGSSHAKGIVLEKIGIEAKQPNSAIRKCARVQLIKNGKKIAAFVPNDGCLNYIEENDEVLIAGFGRKGHAVGDIPGVRFKVVKVSGVSLLALFKEKKEKPRS, encoded by the exons ATGGG TAAGACACGTGGAATGGGAGCTGGTCGCAAGCTCAAGTCTCACCGTAGAAGACAAAGATGGGCTGACAAGTCATACAAGAAGTCCCATCTTGGTAATGAATGGAAGAAGCCTTTTGCCGGTTCTTCCCATGCCAAGGGTATTGTTCTAGAAAAGAT AGGTATTGAAGCTAAGCAGCCGAACTCTGCTATCCGTAAGTGTGCTCGTGTTCAATTGATTAAGAACGGGAAGAAGATTGCTGCTTTCGTTCCCAACGATGGTTGCTTAAACTACATTGAAGAAAAC GATGAGGTTTTGATCGCCGGATTTGGACGTAAGGGGCATGCTGTGGGAGATATTCCTGGAGTCAGGTTCAAGGTTGTGAAAGTGTCAGGAGTTTCACTTTTGGCTCTCTTCAaggagaagaaagagaagccAAGATCTTAA
- the LOC113295297 gene encoding uncharacterized protein LOC113295297: protein MSTVFGSHGNTQFDTLRSSASTSTSTTNNSNSNPNTLLFEALKSGFLETQSGNHSFNGYQSMGEVENGMLPYIQMNNGTKEIAATTTIIRKQEFYKDIDGENNTSFGNFPWQVNEESNMSSVIGPGKELYSNGLVRTD from the coding sequence ATGAGTACTGTCTTTGGAAGCCATGGTAACACACAGTTTGATACTCTTCGAAGTAGTGCCTCTACATCCACATCCACAACCAACAACAGCAATAGTAATCCTAACACATTACTTTTTGAAGCACTTAAAAGTGGTTTTCTTGAGACTCAAAGTGGGAATCATAGTTTCAATGGTTATCAAAGTATGGGAGAAGTTGAAAATGGCATGTTGCCTTATATTCAAATGAACAATGGTACAAAAGAGATCGCAGCAACAACAACCATAATAAGGAAACAAGAGTTTTATAAAGATATAGACGGTGAGAATAATACTTCGTTTGGTAATTTTCCATGGCAAGTGAATGAAGAAAGTAATATGAGTAGTGTCATTGGTCCAGGAAAAGAGTTGTACTCAAATGGCCTGGTTCGGACTGATTAA
- the LOC113293005 gene encoding dof zinc finger protein DOF5.3-like yields MDNPATWHHHQITPAQLEDILASTNSSEPYTLDENKVRPQQEQAPPLKCPRCDSTNTKFCYYNNYSLSQPRYFCKSCKRYWTQGGSIRKIPVGGTCKKKNNKKSSSVSAKKSKDQSVSTTNCNSVPSLTSVSNEVTLTFSGHQNHYYHYQ; encoded by the exons ATGGATAATCCTGCAACTTGGCATCACCACCAg ATTACTCCTGCGCAACTAGAAGATATATTGGCTTCTACTAACTCATCGGAACCATATACTTTGGATGAAAACAAGGTGAGACCTCAACAAGAACAAGCTCCTCCTTTAAAATGCCCAAGATGCGATTCTACAAACACAAAATTCTGTTACTACAACAACTATAGTCTCTCACAACCAAGGTATTTCTGCAAGTCATGTAAAAGGTACTGGACACAAGGTGGTTCTATAAGAAAAATTCCAGTTGGTGGGACTTgtaagaagaaaaacaacaagaaatcatCATCGGTATCTGCTAAAAAATCCAAAGATCAATCGGTATCCACTACCAACTGTAATTCAGTCCCATCTTTAACTTCTGTTTCAAATGAAGTGACACTTACATTTTCTGGACATCAAAATCACTACTACCACTACCAGTGA